The sequence tactcactttcggtttcgtttgaatcctgacgctttcggctttacggaggtcttttccgggtctttctagcctctacagggggttttctatccagcctggaacttcagcctctttgggctttaaatccatactgttatatccaagattgatccactttttatccataattcatcgcgttttggctcgtTTTCTTCCGCTAGATCGCTCCTCAgcgtctgccctgtctgtcccgtctattgtttcaggaagtacatgcccatatatgggagataaaggcaaaCTCTTggatggaaggccagaggggacaaaaatgcctaaagACTCTACTGaaggcaaaataatgcaatatttagacacatatttgcttgtataacattgctgtgggtgtaatatcaataaatatgacattattatgttattattggcataagtaaatgtcatgagagcaaaacgtcttgacctTTTTGGAaagaatgcatgtattttgtcaactatATAAGTTATAATggttatttcttcacagtgtgactcccaagacatatgagaagtgttttagaatggaaaatggcttaggttttacttatatgtctgtgatatcaatacatatctggaagattcatttatttatttatttatttatctttaaggccctacaaccatttttaacatgcaagtgacctcactgcaacccaaatattccaataacccagtttgtcctgaaaaaaatgatgttcatatcttgactgtagacaacagggtttatgttttacaagcttttttataaaataaatccagacggaaattaaactgtaaaaatggcctcagggcccagagcgttaataataaacatcttcatttacaaattgcattttgtgtttacttgtgttgtccttgactattgtttaaattggtttgatgttccgaaacacttaagtgtgacaaacatgcaaaggaacaggaaatgaggaaggggggcaaacactttttcacaccactgtagttgTTCTTGGGGTCTTGGTAAAAATAGTCAGTAGTTAGCTAGCTTACAAAGATGGAAGTTAACTTGGTTGATATTTTTCAAGCTATCATTACAGTTTAGAGTGTTAGGGTTGACAAGACAGTAATGTAACAGCCAATTACAGCCAATTATCCAATtggtcctccaaaaaggcaacaGCTTTTGTAACATATCTACAAGTCTCTACTGAATGTTATACCTCTCAGGTGTCTACCACTGCTAATATACTTTTGAATTAACCAGTAAAATGAATTAGATTACCTCATATGTGACACCACTGTCAGTGCCTGCATCCCAGGGAATGAGGTCTGTGTCCAGCCTTTGGACCCAGCCACACTCCTTGGTGCAAAGGTCCTCTCCTGACAGCCCCACATTCCAGTCTGGGCTGGGCCCAAGCATGGTGAGGAAGGACATCAGGTGATGGGTCCGGTCCACAGAAAACTCTGCTGATGGAGCTGCTCGCCTGGTGACATAGgtaataaaaactgaaaaaacaaagGGCATATCCAGATAATTAAATTAactgtttaatattttttaatgacaCAGCCCTAAGTATGTTTTGAAACATTTTCCTATATCTCAACACTCAGTTATTGCAATTTTTAGTTAATTactagttagttagttaatcAACTTCTACTAATTGCTAGATAATTGAAGCTCTAAAGTATCTAATTAGTTTCAGAAAATAGGTCATAATTACATTCTCTCTGAATGTTTTAAACttactgaaaataataaaatatttgaagataataataatgaggTAATTGTAAGTTTCTTTATTAATGTCATTGGTATCTTAACAATCACGTCTTATCCAAGACATAAGTACAACTGTTTTAGAACAACTTgacaactttgtgtgtgtgtgtgtgtgttctgtgtgtggtgtgtgtgtgtgtgtgtgtgtatgataatGTAAAATAACAGTGACACAATATATCGCAATAGACAGACAATGCTAAGAGGGGTAATTAAACAGAGCTTTGGGGAAATACAGtacactagtgtgtgtgtgtgtgtgtgtgtgtatgtgtgtgtgtgtaatttagtttttaattttttttgctttgcaaAATTGAAATAATTCAAAAGAGCGCAGAGG comes from Etheostoma spectabile isolate EspeVRDwgs_2016 unplaced genomic scaffold, UIUC_Espe_1.0 scaffold00000417, whole genome shotgun sequence and encodes:
- the LOC116674498 gene encoding spondin-1-like, whose amino-acid sequence is MSFLTMLGPSPDWNVGLSGEDLCTKECGWVQRLDTDLIPWDAGTDSGVTYESPNKPTIPQEKIRPLTSLTNPRAHSMTQRWGHYPCSQAGVESIAR